The region CCCATATAGTTACCGAGCTTGACCCGATACAAGTTGCCGTCAGGCGCACGAATCAGCGCTTGTATCGTCTTGCCCTGCTGCAACGTGCCGACGAAGGTCAGCTTTTCCAGGTCGTAGTTTTCCAGCGCTTCCTTGGGCCGGTTGGTATCCGGCGCATTGGCGCTGTTGTTCTTGCGGGCGGCGTCCATCTTGTGCGGATTGAACGGATCGGCCACATCAAACGCGTTATAAGCGAACGGCGTGTACTGGCGGGCTTCGGGCAGCGGCTCGATGTGGCCACGCATGCCTTCGGAACGCTCACGCATCCACTGTTTCAGATCACTGTTTTCATCGCCAAAACAACCGGCCAGCAGCAACGCGAGCATCGACACAGCAAGGCCGCGCAGCATCATGCGTTTATGCAGATGGTCCATGCGTGTACTCATCGTGTCCTCTTCT is a window of Silvimonas iriomotensis DNA encoding:
- a CDS encoding pilus assembly protein PilP, with the translated sequence MSTRMDHLHKRMMLRGLAVSMLALLLAGCFGDENSDLKQWMRERSEGMRGHIEPLPEARQYTPFAYNAFDVADPFNPHKMDAARKNNSANAPDTNRPKEALENYDLEKLTFVGTLQQGKTIQALIRAPDGNLYRVKLGNYMGQNFGKIMTISDTEVKLKEIVEDSGGDWVERDTALPLQEAEQKK